In Desulfuromonadales bacterium, one DNA window encodes the following:
- a CDS encoding DUF6504 family protein has product MAERFVDEPLEPVVATADTALMAGGGPGLPREFRWRGRTIEVAALLRSWRETGKCRHGSGEMYVRKHWFEIVTTDRATMKIYFERQPHRGRKEPRWWLFTISEAD; this is encoded by the coding sequence ATGGCCGAACGATTTGTCGATGAACCTCTCGAGCCGGTCGTCGCTACCGCCGACACTGCCCTTATGGCCGGCGGCGGACCCGGCCTGCCGCGCGAGTTTCGGTGGCGCGGGCGGACCATTGAAGTTGCGGCATTGCTCCGCAGTTGGCGCGAGACGGGAAAGTGCCGTCATGGCAGTGGCGAGATGTATGTCCGCAAGCATTGGTTCGAAATCGTTACTACCGACCGTGCAACCATGAAGATCTACTTCGAGAGGCAGCCCCACCGTGGCCGGAAGGAGCCGCGTTGGTGGCTGTTCACCATCTCCGAGGCGGATTGA